The DNA segment TGTTGTAAAATATTTTTATTGTTTTAGATATTATCCTCATCCAAAACAGTGAATAGAGGTTTTTTCTTGGCTGTTTTTCACGATTATATTGACAAAACCGTGAAAGATTTTTATGAGTAATTTTATTTATAAAAATTTTAACGCTTGTTCTTTGGCTTTTTTTATGTCGCCTGTTATTTCCCTTTCTTCCACATCTTCGACAAGACCAAATTTCTTGTTAAGAATGGATTGCGCTGAAATGATAATAAGGCTTAAGGCTTGTTCGTCTTTTTCTTCAAAGATCGCCTGCTTAATATAAGGAAGTAATAAAGTAGAAAGTTTTTTGTTGTTAAACCACAATTGCCGCAATGCTGTAGCCGCCCATCCCCTATTTATTGCAACTGGATCATTTAAAAGAATTTTTGAAAGCGGTTCAATTTCAGAGACACCTCCAACCCAACCAAGGACAATACACCCTCTATACCTGTCGTTAGAATCAGCATGAGAAATAAAATCGAGCGCGATCTCACGAGCCTTTGGGCTTCGTATATTTCCCAGTAATTGAAGAGCATCCGCTCTTAATTGTTTGTCAGTTGCTTCTCTTGTTTTTTTAACCAAAAAGTCTTCCACCAAAAGCCCTCTTTTAGCAAATGCGGCTCTTAGATGCTGAAAAAGCTTCTGGTTTGTTCTGTTTTTTAGAAGGCTAAAATGATATTCGATTACTTTAGGGTCAGAAGTGCTTAATAAGTTTTTGGTAAAATGTAAAATATCAGCAACATTCTCTGTGTTTAAAATTTTTTGATATTCTAAATTAATCTCTTGCAATTGCATATTAAGCAGCTTTTTTTGATCCACAAGGAAATTATTTTTTAGATGTCCAGCCTCTTAACTTCTTTGGCATTATCTTCTATAAACTTTCTGCGGGGCTCAACTTCGCTTCCCATTAAAATAGTAAATATTTCATCGGCAACTTCTCCGTCTTCAAGGGTTACTTGAAGAATCGTCCTCGTCGCGGGATTCATTGTAGTATCCCAAAGTTGTGTGGGGTTCATCTCTCCCAACCCTTTGTATCGCTGGATATGCGCCCCTTCTCTTCCAAATTCTTTGAGAACTTTTTCCATTTCGGCATCGTTGTAAGCATATTTTTGCTGTTTTCCTTTTCTCACAAGATAGAGTGGCGGCTGCGCTATATAAACATTTCCGTTTTCTATAAGCTCGCGCGCATATCTATAAAAAAATGTCAGTAAAAGGGTTCGTATGTGACTCCCGTCAACATCCGCGTCTGTCATAAGGATTACCTTGTGGTAACGAAGTTCTTTTAAAAGCTTTTCTGTCGTCATCTCTTCGTCTTTTTCATCACTTCCCGCTTTAAGCCCTGTAATTACCCCGGGGCCAATAGCCGTTATCATTGTACGAATTTCGTTATTGGCAAGAATTTTGTCTAAACGGGATTTTTCAACATTTAAAATTTTTCCGCGAAGAGGAAGAATTGCCTGAAACATTCTGTCTCGCCCTTGTTTGGCCGAACCTCCGGCCGAATCTCCTTCCACGATGAACAATTCGCATTTTGCGGCGGCGGTTGCCGTGCAGTCGGCAAGTTTTCCTGGGAGCATCGCGGTATCAAGCGCCGATTTTTTGCGTTCAAGCTCCTGAGCTTTTCTTGCCGCCATTCTTACACGGTAAGCAATCAGCGATTTTTCTATCATCAGCTTTGCGGCGGCAGGATTTTTGTCAAGGTACGTTGATAGCCCATCCACAACAACCGAATCTACAATCCCTTTGACTTCGCCGTTTCCTAGTTTTGTTTTTGTCTGCCCTTCAAATTGCGGGTTTGGAATACGTGTATTTATAACAGCTGTCAACCCTTCGCGAATATCTTCTCCCTGGATATTTTCGTTTTCTTTTAGAATTCCGTTTTTGTGACCATAAGTGTTGACGACCCGTGTCAAGGCTGACTTAAAGCCGACAACATGTGTTCCGCCTTCTTTGGTTCTGATACAATTTACATAAGAATAAACATTTTCATCGTAGTAATCTTTAAAGTGCTGTAGGCCTACTTCGACAAACACATCATCTTTTTCTGTGGAAAAAGCGACAATCGGTTTGTAAAGTGCTGTCTTTCCTTTGCCGAGCTGGTCGATAAATTCAACAACTCCGCCTTCATATTCAAAGGTTTCCGCCTTTTTTTCTTTTTCTCTCTCATCAATTAAAACAATCTTAAGCCCTTTATTCAAAAAGGCCAATTCTTGAAGCCTGTGTTTTACGGTATCATATGTATAAACGGTTGTTTCGGTAAATATTTCAGGGTCAGCCATAAAAGTAATGATTGTCCCCGTCTCTTTACCTTTATAGCTCTCGGCTTTAGGTTTTGAAGGTTCTCCTCTTTCAAATCTCTGGTTGTAAATTTTCCCGTCTCTTTTTATTTCAACTTCAAGCCATTCTGAAAGGGCGTTGACGCAGGAAACTCCGACACCATGCAAACCGCCGGAGACTTTGTATCCGCCGTCACCAAATTTACCGCCGGCATGCAGAGTTGTAAGCACGACTTCTGCGGCAGGCTTTTTGGCTTCTTTATGCATGTCAATCGGGATGCCTCTTCCATCGTCCTCAACACTGACACTATTATCTTTATGTAGCGTAACTCCTATTATTTTGCAATATCCTGCCAGAGCTTCGTCAACACTGTTATCAACAACTTCGTAAATTAAATGGTGAAGGCCTGTTTTTCCCGTGGAACCGATGTACATCGCTGGGCGTTTGCGGACAGCTTCTATCCCGCCCAGTATTTTGATTTTTGACGCGTCATAAGTATGTCCAGCTTGTTCTTTTTCTGCCATTACTCTAGCCCCCCAACTTTAAATCGTATATCTTTAATTAAAGTCTCTCCTACTTTTGTATTTATTCTATCAATTATCTCTCTTTTTAAAAAATTAAGTTCTTGCGCCCAAACAGAGCTGTCAACATTTACATAAAGAATTTTTTTTACTATTTTAACGGCGTATGTATGCTTGGCTATTTTTTTGTTTACAACTTTTTCCCAAAGCAAAACACCATTTAAGCATTTTAAAAGCTTACTGTCACAAAAAATATTTTTTAAAAGTTCCGCCAAACAAAATTTCTCCTGTTTCTACGCCGAAACTTCCTGCGTCCTGATCGGCATTACTATATAAACAAACGAACTCAATCCTTTTGCCTCAACAGGCTTAATAATTCCAGGACTCATGGACTCACCCAACTCTAATGTTATTTGTTCAGCGTCGATAACCTTCAATGCGTCGGCAACAAGTCTAACATTAAAAGCAACCAAACTTTTTTCTTTCCCTTTTATCTCAACCTCCAACTCCTCATCAACACTTCCGACATCAGGAGCAGAAGCCATTATATGCAGTTGTTTTCCGCGAACCTCTATTTTTACAATGTTTGCGCATTGAGAAGCAATAACTGCCGCACGTTCAACTGCCGCTAAAAACGAGATTAAATCAATATTAACTTTTGTGTCAGAAGATCTGGGAATAACCTGCTTGTAATCAGGGAACTGTCCTTGAATTAAGCGAGATACAATATGCACATTTTCAGATTTAAAAGAGATCTGATCTACGCCTACAACGATTTTAGCAGAAGACTGATCTTGAGAAAACACTTTTAATACCTCAGACATTGCTTTAGATGGGACAACAACAGAAAGAGCGCCTCCCACAGAACTGATCTTGGCTCCAACTTTAGCAAGACGATAACCATCGGTCGCAACCATGCGAAAAGTTGTGTCGTCCGCAGGAGTTTTCCCCGTCTCTAATAAAATTCCGTTGAGAACATGTTTCTCTTCGGTGGTCGAGGCAGCAAAAACAACCTGTTCAAGCATCTCAACAAGAATCTTGGCTTCTACTTCCAAGGATTTGACTTCTTTAACTTTAGAAATTTGAGGGAATTCATCCGGAGGCAAACTATGAATATTAAAATTAGACTTTTTATAACTTATATTAACAATCCCTCTCTCTTTTAAGTTAAAAGAGATCTCCCCTGTCGGCAATTTAGAAACAATGCCCCCCAATGTCTTTGCAGGAATTAACACCGCTCCTTCTTTCGCGATCTTTGCTTTTAACGAAACTTCCATTCCTATTTCCAAATTATTGGCAGAAAGTTTTAACTCTCCCTTTTTAGCGTCAAATAAAATGTTCGCAGTGACAGGCAATGTTGTTCTTGAAGAAATGATTCTTTCTACAAGTCCCACCCCGTAACTTAAATCCTCTTTATTTATGACAAACTCCATATAAAAATCATCTCCTTATGCAAAAAATTACAATAAAACAATTACAGAACATTAGGCCTAATTATATAATATTTTAAATAGTATAGGAAGGAGAAATAATAGTAACTGCAACTAAGAACCCAAATAATTACGATATTTTGTAAGATATGTTAATATATACAAGTATGATACAAGAGTTAAAAAGGACACTGTTGTACGAAGAACATTTAAAGTTGGGAGCAAAGATTGTCCCTTTTGCCGGATGGGAAATGCCTGTCTTTTACAAAGGCATTATCGAAGAGCATTTGGCAGTCCGCAATTCTGCGGGAATTTTTGACATCAGCCACATGGGTGTCATAGATATTTCAGGAAAAGATGCTCTTGATTTTCTTCTTAAGGTTGCAACAAATGACACATCAAAACTACCCCCTTTTAAAAGTCATTATTCTCTTTTGTGTAATGAATCAGGGGGAGTTATAGATGATATCCTTGTTTACAACCTAAAAGATTATTTTAGAATAATAGTCAATGCTTCAAATACAGACAAGGTTATTAATCTTTTTAAATCTCAGCAAGAATTATTTAAAGAAGTTAATATCAAATTAAGAAATGATATCTCTTCAATCTCTCTCCAAGGACCAACAGCAAAATCCTTCGTCAAGGATTTCCCTGCCGAGAAAAATTGCATCGAAGAGTGGAAAGAAATTTTACAATATTATAAATATGAAAAAGAGGGGATACTAATTTCAAGAACCGGTTATACGGGAGAAGATGGATTCGAGTTTTTTATTGAAAACGATCCATACAAAGGACGTCCTGAACAAATATGGGAATATTTTTTAGACCAAGGAATTCGCCCCTGCGGGCTTGGAGCCAGAGACACCCTTCGGCTCGAAGCAGGCCTCCCTCTTTATGGTCATGAATATAATGAAACAATAACTCCATTAGAAGTTGGCTATGGATGGGCGGTAAATTTTGACAACCACAATTTCATAGGCAAAGAAGCTTTATTAAAACAAAAACAGGAAGGGATTAAAAAAAAGCTTGTCGGCTTAAAATTTCATGACAAAGTAATTCCTCGGCAAGGAATTAAAATTTATTCAGGAGACCAAGAGATCGGAAGAGTGACTTCGGGAACCTTTTCTCCATCGTTAGGAATTCCTGTCGCTCTTGGTTTTGTGAAATCAGAGCTTGCAAATATCGGAAATATAGTTGAAGTTGAAATTCGAAATAAAAAAATTCAGGCCGTTGTTTCTTTGAAAAAATTGGTATAAAATTAAAGGGAAAGGGATGATAAATTATGCAAACACCGGAAGATAGGAAGTATTCAAAAGACCATGAATGGGCTAAAATTGAAGGAAAGATCGCAACTGTCGGGATAACTTTTTACGCTCAGCACGAATTGGGAGATATTGTTTTTGTTGAAACTCCGCCACTTGGAGACACCCTGAAACAAGGCCAAGAATTTGGAGTCGCAGAATCTGTAAAAACTGTTTCAAGCCTGTACGCACCTATGTCAGGCAAAGTGATAGAGATTAATAAAGAGCTTGAGGCAACCCCAGCGCTTGTAAACGATGATCCATATGAAAAAGGGTGGATTCTTAAACTGGAAATCAACAATCCTGATGAAGAGAAAAACCTTCTGGTCGCCAAGGATTATGATTCTACTCTTGCAAATTAATGAAAAACTTTTTTAAAGATATACCAGATGTAGCTCTTCTAAAAGATCCGCTTCCTCTCCCAAAACCTTTAAGCGACATGGCTCTTCTTTGCGAACTTGAAGAAATCAGTAAGAAAAATAATCCCGTCTTAAATTTTCTGGGCGGCGGTATCTATCCTCACTTTATCCCATCAGCGGTAAAACAATTAATCAGTCGCGGAGAATTTTATACCGCTTATACTCCCTATCAAGCGGAAGCAAGCCAAGGAACCCTGCAAGCAATTTTTGAATATCAGTCAAAGATATGCTCCCTATATGGAATGGAGGTTGCAAATGCTTCTATGTATGACGGTGCAACAGCAATGACAGAAGGGGCCTTTATGGCTTGCAGAATAACCAAGAGGAGAGAGATTGTCATTTCAAAGGCAGTCAACCCGAGGTATAGAGAAGTTCTAAAGACTTACTCAAGAGGAGCCGATTTGCAGGTTAGAGAGATTGACTTTGATTTAAAAACGGGGCAAGCTATTCCTCCGGGACTAAACGAAAACTCCTCATGTTATATTATTCAACAACCAAACTTTTTCGGATGTATTGAAGAGGTAAAAGATTTGGCCGACAAAATCCATTCAAACGGATCTATCTTCATAACAGTCGCGGATCCGATTTCTCTAGGAATACTAAAAGCCCCAGGCGACTATGGGGCGGATATCGTCGCAGGAGAAGGGCAGTCGCTTGGGCTTCCTCAAAACTTTGGAGGGCCTCTTCTCGGGATACTCGCAACAAAAGAAAAATATTTAAGACAAATCCCCGGTCGCTTGGTCAGTCAAACAGTCGATCTTGAGGGGAAAACAGGCTATATATTAACGCTTCAAGCAAGAGAACAGCATATTAGAAGAGATAAAGCCGCCTCAAACATCTGCAGCAATGAAGCGTTATGCGCCTTAGCCGCATGTATCTATCTCTCGTTGTTGGGAGGAGAAGGAATTAGACAGATTGCCCTGCTCTGTCTGCAAAAAAGCACTTACTTAAAGAAAAAACTAGGGTCTGTTTTTACTGCCCCAACATTCAAAGAATTTGTAGCAGATGTAAAATCTGGCGGAATCGAACTGGGACAATTTTATCCTCAGTTAAAAGGGAAGCGCTTATTGTGTGTAACAGAACTTTACTTTAAAAAACTTTTGGATGAGTTTGCTGCAAAACAATAAAAACAACTTAACCCCGATTATTTTATCGGGATTAAAAAACACAAAATATTTTATAATGTACTATAATATAATAGAATAGAAAGATGAGTAAACAAAAACTAATTTTTATTTTTATAGGAATTTTTGGCGTATTTTTAATCGCTTTTTTAGCAGTAGCTGGCAACAAAATGACCTATCGCGCCACCTTAGGTAATTCTTACAAAAGCCTCACAACAAAAACAAAAAGCACATCTTTCTTGTCTAAACAAGATAAATTTAATTTTTTGGAAAAATATATCAAATTTTTCTCTCCGATAATAGATACAGAATATTACATCGATTATCATGACAACTCCGCAAATGGTATGACCATTCCCGGTCCATCAGATTACGACATGTTCATTGTGTTAAAAGTTGCCCCAAAGGATGTAAATAAATGGCTGGCCGGATTTGAAGAAATTTCATCGGTTCAAATGTGCCAATGGCTAAAAAAATTATTTGACGGAAGGCCTGAATTAAATTCAAACTCGTGGAAAAGGATTTCGCGCCCCTCATTCTTAATGCGAAAAAATGGGTCTGCATACATTATAGCTTTTTTAAATGAGGGGATAATTTTTAAGTACATTACATCAGAGTATTAACCCCGATTATGATAATCGGGATTAATAAAAATAACGCCCTTCAAAAACTTTTTCCGCAGGACCCCGCATTACAATACTTGCGTTATCCTCCGGCCATTCAATATCTAGGTTCCCTCCAGGCAAATGTACAAGGACCCTTCTTTTTGTCTTCCCAGATAAAATAGCCGCAGCAACAGCAGCACATGCGCCAGTGCCACACGCCAAAGTCTCCCCCGCTCCCCGCTCCCACACCTTTATCTCAATTTCTTGATCTCCTAAAACTTTAACAAACTCTACGTTTGTCCTGTAAGGGAAATGAGTATCGTTTTCTATTTTGGGCCCTAACTCTATGATGGAAATTTTGGAAAAATCATCAACAAAAGCTATGGCATGGGGATTCCCCATAGAAATTTCACTAAACCGAATACCATAAAGCTCAATATCTCCTAATATCTTAGGAGCTCCCATATCAACTTCAACAGCAACAACAATTCCATTGTTAATGATTACCGCAGGAACAAGAACTCCGGCTTTTGTTTCAACAGAAAAAATTTCTTTCTTTTCAGAAGATGATTCATAAACATACTTTGCAAAACATCTGATTCCATTCCCGCACATTTCAGGTTCCGACCCGTCAGAATTAAAAATTTGCATCTTAACATCCGCTTTGTCAGAAGGTAAAATAACAAGCAATCCGTCCCCCCCTATTCCAAAATGCCGGTCACAGACATCAACTGCCAGCGTTGAGACATCTATTTCAGAAAGATTCTCCTGTCTGGCGTCGACCAGGATAAAATCATTTCCTAGTCCCTGCATTTTTATAAAATTAATCGTCTGACTCATAATAACTCGCTTTTGTTGTTTGTGATTCCCAAACCGTAACTTTGCTTACAAGCTTTATTTCTAATTTTAGCTTATCAAATATAATCTTTGCAAGGTTTTCGCTGGAAGGATTTTGCTCTTTAAAAATATCAAGATCATTTAAGTTTTTATGGTCAAATTCGTCTATTACCAGCTTTAACTTGGATTTTATCTCTCTAAAATCATAGAGCAATCCTATTTTATCAAGTTCTTCTCCATTTAGAAATACCTGAACGCTCCAGGTGTGTCCATGCAAGTTTTCGCATGATCCTTTATACCCTCGCAGAGCATGCGCTGCATCAAAAGTGTCTTCAGCCATTAATTCATACATATGAATATTATACTAAACCCCGATTATTCATACTAGAAGGAATTTCAAGTCCCGATTATGATAATCGGGATTAATTTCATTACCCCCCGATCCCTTGGATTTTAAGCCAAGAAATTGAGACAAACTACACATCTTAAAGAAAATTTGATAGACTAATAGCCTATGAAAGAAAAATTTTTAAAACTCTCATTTATGGATATAAATGATCCACGAACAGAAAAAGATGTGTCAAACAAAAAGTTTTTTGACTTCCCTATCGAATCAATAATAAATGCTGAAGAAAATTTATATTCCGAACAAAGCAAGTCCGTCGCGTACTTTTCAATGGAGTTCGGTTTATCCCCAAGTTTTTATAATACATTTAAAAGCTTCTCTGCTATAAATGAAATAAATACAATAAAAAGCCATGAGATCTTCTCCAATTTAAAAGATATGGATTATTATCATCGTTTTGAATTTGAAGAACTTTTAGATTTGCCTATATACAGCGGGGGACTGGGAGTTCTTGCTGGAGATACCCTAAAGTCATGTGCAGATTTAAATTTGTCCGTAGCAGGGATTGGAATACTTTGGGGCAAAGGATATTTTAAGCAAAACTTTTGGTTCAAGTATGGACAATTTCCCGAAGAACTAAGATGGGACCCAAAAACATATCCGGGGCTTATCCCTTTAGATAAATATGTTTACATAGAACTTGATAAATTTAAAGTAAAATTAAAATTATGGAAATATTATATATACAGTTTTGACAAAAAACATGTTGTCCCACTCATCTTGATGGATTCCGACATTGAAGAAAACCCTGAAGAGATAAGGAACTTAACTGATCAACTATACAGATCTGACAACCAAAACATAAAAATAGCCCAAAGGACTATTTTGGGAATTGGGGGAGCAAAAGCATTAAACGAACTTGGCTATAAAATAGATACGCACCATTTAAATGAAGGGCATGCCGCATTGGCTTTTGTTGAATTAATCAAAAAATATTCTTCCGCGGAAGAAGCAAAAAACCATCTTGCCTACACATGCCACACCCCAGTGGAAGCAGGACATGATCGCTTTCAACGAGAAAACCTAAAAAAATTTCTGGACAAGGAGTCGTTGCAAATCATAGAAAAAACAAAGGCTGTAGAAAAAGATCTAATCAACCTTACTAAGCTTGCGATGGATACAACCTCGTTTGTAAATGCGGTGGCGCAAAAACACGGAGAGATTACAAGGCTGCAATTTCCAATGTTTAAAGAAAAAATAAAAAGCATAACAAATGGGGTGCATGTTCACACTTGGGTGTCAGAATCAA comes from the candidate division WOR-1 bacterium RIFOXYB2_FULL_36_35 genome and includes:
- a CDS encoding 6-carboxytetrahydropterin synthase QueD; amino-acid sequence: MYELMAEDTFDAAHALRGYKGSCENLHGHTWSVQVFLNGEELDKIGLLYDFREIKSKLKLVIDEFDHKNLNDLDIFKEQNPSSENLAKIIFDKLKLEIKLVSKVTVWESQTTKASYYESDD
- a CDS encoding glycine cleavage system protein H; protein product: MQTPEDRKYSKDHEWAKIEGKIATVGITFYAQHELGDIVFVETPPLGDTLKQGQEFGVAESVKTVSSLYAPMSGKVIEINKELEATPALVNDDPYEKGWILKLEINNPDEEKNLLVAKDYDSTLAN
- a CDS encoding glycine dehydrogenase (aminomethyl-transferring), which produces MKNFFKDIPDVALLKDPLPLPKPLSDMALLCELEEISKKNNPVLNFLGGGIYPHFIPSAVKQLISRGEFYTAYTPYQAEASQGTLQAIFEYQSKICSLYGMEVANASMYDGATAMTEGAFMACRITKRREIVISKAVNPRYREVLKTYSRGADLQVREIDFDLKTGQAIPPGLNENSSCYIIQQPNFFGCIEEVKDLADKIHSNGSIFITVADPISLGILKAPGDYGADIVAGEGQSLGLPQNFGGPLLGILATKEKYLRQIPGRLVSQTVDLEGKTGYILTLQAREQHIRRDKAASNICSNEALCALAACIYLSLLGGEGIRQIALLCLQKSTYLKKKLGSVFTAPTFKEFVADVKSGGIELGQFYPQLKGKRLLCVTELYFKKLLDEFAAKQ
- a CDS encoding DNA polymerase III subunit beta, translating into MEFVINKEDLSYGVGLVERIISSRTTLPVTANILFDAKKGELKLSANNLEIGMEVSLKAKIAKEGAVLIPAKTLGGIVSKLPTGEISFNLKERGIVNISYKKSNFNIHSLPPDEFPQISKVKEVKSLEVEAKILVEMLEQVVFAASTTEEKHVLNGILLETGKTPADDTTFRMVATDGYRLAKVGAKISSVGGALSVVVPSKAMSEVLKVFSQDQSSAKIVVGVDQISFKSENVHIVSRLIQGQFPDYKQVIPRSSDTKVNIDLISFLAAVERAAVIASQCANIVKIEVRGKQLHIMASAPDVGSVDEELEVEIKGKEKSLVAFNVRLVADALKVIDAEQITLELGESMSPGIIKPVEAKGLSSFVYIVMPIRTQEVSA
- a CDS encoding DNA gyrase subunit B — protein: MAEKEQAGHTYDASKIKILGGIEAVRKRPAMYIGSTGKTGLHHLIYEVVDNSVDEALAGYCKIIGVTLHKDNSVSVEDDGRGIPIDMHKEAKKPAAEVVLTTLHAGGKFGDGGYKVSGGLHGVGVSCVNALSEWLEVEIKRDGKIYNQRFERGEPSKPKAESYKGKETGTIITFMADPEIFTETTVYTYDTVKHRLQELAFLNKGLKIVLIDEREKEKKAETFEYEGGVVEFIDQLGKGKTALYKPIVAFSTEKDDVFVEVGLQHFKDYYDENVYSYVNCIRTKEGGTHVVGFKSALTRVVNTYGHKNGILKENENIQGEDIREGLTAVINTRIPNPQFEGQTKTKLGNGEVKGIVDSVVVDGLSTYLDKNPAAAKLMIEKSLIAYRVRMAARKAQELERKKSALDTAMLPGKLADCTATAAAKCELFIVEGDSAGGSAKQGRDRMFQAILPLRGKILNVEKSRLDKILANNEIRTMITAIGPGVITGLKAGSDEKDEEMTTEKLLKELRYHKVILMTDADVDGSHIRTLLLTFFYRYARELIENGNVYIAQPPLYLVRKGKQQKYAYNDAEMEKVLKEFGREGAHIQRYKGLGEMNPTQLWDTTMNPATRTILQVTLEDGEVADEIFTILMGSEVEPRRKFIEDNAKEVKRLDI